The Cyprinus carpio isolate SPL01 chromosome A3, ASM1834038v1, whole genome shotgun sequence genomic interval TCAGGCTGGAGCAACTCTTAGTAGTTTGGTGTCCAGAAGCCAGGACCTTGTCTCCAAGCTTAGGTCACTACAGCTAGACAGAGAGGAGTTTGTGTGTCTCAAATATCTGGTTCTCTTCAATCCAGGTGGgtttcatttcctttttaaatgtttaatcttAATGATTCCTGTTGGACCGGAGTTGTAAGGGTCATGTGTTTTGCAGACGTTAAATCAGTACAGGATCAAAGACAGGTAGAACAAACTCAAGAGCGTGTAAACAGGGCCTTGATGGACCACACTATGCAAACCCACCCAGGTCACTCTGACAAGTTTGGACAACTGCTGCTCCGTCTACCAGAAGTGCGCAGCATCAGTCTACAGGTGGAGGAATACCTGtatcagcgccacctgctgggaGATCTGCCATGCAACTCATTGCTGACTGAAATGCTTCATGCTAAGCACACATGAGacacaatcaaaataaagctTGTTATTGGAATTGCTTTCATATATTTGACCTCTGGTATCTAATAATTTTGAGCTTTGAACAAGTCCAGTTGTCTTCATTGGCTGGCTGTACTAgttaaaaacagaacaaacaaacaataggaACAAAAGCTAGTTTCAGGTATTATGAGATGGGATGTAAAGCACGTCCACATATATTCTTTTTACTACTCAACTTAGTTATGGATCACGTCCAGTCAAAAATGCAAGCGTTCAAACATTgttatttgtataaaaacatgACTGTAATCTCTATTTCACAGACACAGAGGCTCGTAAAGAgtcttttcatttgtttataattttttagattgtttttcttataatagtgtttttgtatttctatgtTGTTATGgtatgatgttttctttttttatgttgtagcTATAGAAAGTTGAAGATCATGAAGCCAATCAAGATCATGTCCAAGTCatatttctccaaaaaaaaaaaaaaaactttttcatgacAAATAACTATTCCAGAATTACTTCATGATACTTCATAACctttaattattctgtttttattttatttaatgtatttagtggacatgtaaaaaaaaatctaaatttaaaagtaaaaactaaaattttcatAAAATGGCAACAAAAGCTGATACAATGTATATAACATCATGTAAAATCAGTGATGATGAGAAATGATTGggattatttaaaaatggttttatttttctaatcCTGTCACATGGGATTTATCCATAATCAAAGAATTTGGGAGAAAACAGAAACTACCAACATGAACATggaaacattaaaagaaaaatactaaaCATGAATGTGCTTTCCGAAGTGAACGAGTGAATCACCACATTCTCcagaacataaataataaaatctgaaaCAAAACTCTAGCTCATCCTTACCCAATAAATACACCTTAGGTGAACTAACATTCTACAGAATTGCACAGAATCCAGTTACATTAAACCATCATGTTTTACCTAACAGACAAACACAAGCAACCTACACATCTCCCATTCATTTGACACAGAAACATATAATTCaaccatgtaatttttttttttttttttttactctttacaAAAATATGTACATCTTTATGGCAGATCTGTAAAGTACTTCAACTGATTCTCCTAAAACAGGAAAGAGTGGCCTgattgaatcatttgatttagtgctttgatgaagaaaaacagactaaaTGCCCCTTTTATACAAAAAGACAACTTCAAGCCATCCACGACTCAAATAAGGCCAAGTTACGATGGTTTTGAGACTATTCATAGATCATAGTAATAGAAACAACATAATAGACACCAGGGCTGCTCATATGCCTTTTATCactttcttttaatgttttttatatcacTTTCTGTTGGTATTCACTATTGGTATATCACTATCTGCTGCTGCATGTTGGGGCCCCAAAGAGGACAACTTGTTCACTCAGCTCTGGGTACATAGAGTTGATATcagatttgtgtttactgtttctCACCATCTGTCTCATTCTGTCCCCGGTCCCGctctcacactcattcacacCAGCACATCCAGCTCTAGTTGTGAAGCAGCAGGGTAGCTTATTCATTGCTTACAAATCTCCACAATATACAAATCATTGTCAAAAATGAAAGAATCAGCAATAAACAGcattcaaatatacagtatattaaatcagccttgattttttcttcttacaTTATTTTTCCAGTTACAGCTAAACAGAGTAAAAAGACTTCCTTAATTTATCATTAATGGAAATCAACAGCATGTTCtggcatcttttcattttttaattcattcttaACTAAAGCAAATGGGAAGGAAAAATATTTCAAGTCTTTAAAGTCATGCTCTCCTGAGGTCCAAAAGTTTAGGTCATTAAGAAAACAAACATCCAGATGTCTACGACTGACTTTAGGAAGGCCAAAGGACAGAGCGGTTTGATTAGAGAGCAAGACAGACTCAAAATGGACAGCAGCATGGGACTTTTTCACATGACGTGATGTAAAGGAGAGTGGCTGCACCCCTTGTAATACAATTCTACATTCAGTCCCTTAAGACTGAGAAGCTGATGACGATAAACAGATGATAAGAAGGCCTGTGTTGGTTTGTGCCCTACATTCATCAAAGACCAAAGATCCGATTTCATCTGGGGCATTCTTTACATGTCAACGGATCCAGTTCAGTGAGTAAAGGAGGGAAGGAGCTGGAAGATAGTAACATTTCTGAGGATCATTTTCTGGAGGACATTCATTTTACTCGAAAGATGAGACTGGAAAATTGCATCTAaagttttaacattaaaatgccaAGGACACATTTTGCACAATCTTAGAAAACCAATCAGGCCCTTTTCTTTGAAATATGACGTGAGTTCACTTCAGTTACCTTAAGAAAATGGCAATGGAGATTTCAGAATAGATCTTTGTAACTTGACCAGTAGTTACACAGAGAGGTTACCAGCCATGAACCTCTGAGGGCACTTTATTTTAGGATTTTCTGTAGTAGGGCTTCTTTTTTGTTATCCCACTCTTTCTCCTGGCATGCACTCCACTGGTGCCCTACTACTCTGCCAGAGTGAGGACAGAAACTCAGGGTGACGTGGCCAGCTTAGGCATAGTTGGCATTTCCAGCAGGCTTTATTTTGGGGTCCCAAGCTTCTTTGGGGTTCCCGGGCGCTTGCGCTCCCATAGGTGGCCGGGAATGGTAAAGGCATCCACGCTCATGGACATGGTCTTGGACGGGATGGCAGTGAACTGCTTGCGGTCAGAGCTGTACTTGTAAATCGACTCCACCATAGTGAGATTGATAACACGTGGCCCGATACCTACAAGTCGAACCATCTCCTCCGTCTCAGGGTTCATGGTGTAAACCGCCCGGAATTGACAGCTGGCGTCCCGAAACAGAATGAGGAAATGGTTTGCAGGGCTTTTCTCCATTTCCTTTTGCAGACACGAAGGAAATACAAATGAATGGAGCAGACCATTACATCATGCATTCAAATGCCCCATGCAAATATGTGTTGGCTCTCTGCAGTGAGTCATGAGATCCCAGAGTGTACTAAAGAGGTTGAATGATGGGTCACTTACCTCTACAATCTTGTTTTTCTGTGGTTCGTTGACCTTGCCTGCCAAACAACAGCGAGAGATGGCATTATGTATAATGAACTTATTGGACTTGAAGCTTGGCTCCTTGTAGAGTTTCGGTCCTAAAACGGAAATGCAAAAATGGATgtcattgttaaaaaacaacaagtcAAAGTAAGTTTTTGATCACATGACCTAATGTAAACAATCTACAAACTCAAATGGTACTTGTCCATGCAAAACTCGCAATCCACGATGCTAAGACATTGCTAGATGGTTACTCGGTTGTTCACTGTCCCTAATCACGAGAGTCCAAGTATATATATTGTGGTCTCAAGATATGGCTTGAGTTTATGAAAATCTATGAGACTTAGTCTCCTCAAAAAGTCACAGGATTTGTGGTGTCAATTATCACCAAACTGTCTCCACTAAGTAGTTCACCAAATTTAATACCTGGGTTGTTGAAATACCTAACCCCAAAAATGAGAAAATGCTTTACACTAAGCACCACTAACCAAACTACAAATCATGTAATTTTTATAGTTTACCAGTATATTCTGGGATGGAGGCTGTGGATGAAATAATAGATGCATTTTCCCAGTCCCCATTGTGAGAAGCAAGACGGCCTGGAGATAGCAGCCTGGATGGTGAATGAGAACGACTGTGGGAAGGAATAAATGTTCAGAGATGCGGTCACAATAAGGAGCAGGTGTTTTACCAGACATACAGATTAGATTTACCTTGGAGATTTTCTGACAGTTAGTGTCCCATTGTCATTGGCCATGGAGGACAGATTCATTGTTGAATGGGAGTAAACTTTATTTAGTCTAGAACCTGAGAGAGAAAAGAGTTGGCATATCACATGTCTTTCCAACTGTGATTATCAATGGAAAGGAAACAAGCTTTCAAATGATCAGTAACTTACCAATGAACCCTTTGGCAGGGCTGCGGGAGAGGTCGGAGTCATCTCTGAACACTGTTTTGGGCCTCTGCTTCTTGACGCCTCTTACCTTTGGGTTTCTGGCGGAGAACTTTATCTAGATCCTCCATTATTTTTAGCTGATGTCGCCGTTCATACTCCTGGCGGGTGAAGTCTCCACGCCGCTgaggagtgccctctggtggaggTGTGCATGTAGGCGGAGGGGTAGAAGGAGTTCGgggtctctcctctcctctgcgAGGTTCATCCACTGAAGATGACCTACTGTTACATTTATAGACAGCATTGATAAAGGTCACAATGTCCAAATGGTAATACGGAGATTAACATATTGAGTTTGAGTGCATTAGattgcatataaaaaatatagaaaacttGCCACCACCCACAGTTAGTGGGCAGGAAACTTCTATGCTGTTGCTAAGGCGTTCTGAGTGGTTTTCCatgtgttactatgcagttgcaaggggtgggtggttgctaggtagtaaCTGCCCCAAGTTAAAAAGACTCCACAACAAAGTCTCAATGATATTCGGCCTCTAGTTTCAACAAAACCCTTATAAGAAAACACTTAGTGGTAAAACTCTTAATAGCATTATAACCAAGTTTATTACACTGTGATAACATATGGCTCAGACCCCTCCTTCAATGAAAGGCTAACCTCTAAGAAAGTAAAATGAAACATCTTCTCAATAAGCCTAAAGATTTGAGGCATCATTCATACTACACATAGCTGTCACTTTCCACAGCTTCGCTGGTAAGCCTTACTttgcctccctctctctttcttgctcCTGTCTTCGTCTCTTGATCTCCTCTgctctcttttgttgtttctcAAGTAATGCTGCTCTTCTCCTCTCCATCTCATCCTCAGGTCGAGCTTCATCCTGCTAGAGATTTTCAGACAGTTAAATAAAGGCTACACCTTTTAGGCTAAATGTCTCCAAAGTTTAACATGTGATTCTCCCCTAACCTTGAAGAAGAATCCAACTCCACCACTAATTTCTGGCTCTGTTCGGTCACTCATTGAATCTGAGAAGTTATCCTGGCTCTGATCGGCTTCTTCACCCTCTAATGCTTTGAGGGAGGACAGTGAGATCTCGATAAGGCTTTTGTGCTTGCCATTGAAAGCTGCTGCAGGAAGGTCACTCTCAAAGGAGCACTCGGAAGGAGCTCCTGAGCTGCTGCCGCCACCCTGATGCTCCTTTCGGGGCAGAACCTGTGAAGATCCGTTATCCAGTTCCATACTGAAGACTGTATGGTCCTCACTGGAGCCTGTGTCTGAAATGTTGTCCTCTGGTCTAGCCAGGGACGAAGCTGAGTGGGACTCACTCTGACTGGAGGTACCTATGCTGAAAGAGGATGAGTTCTGATCCCTGTAGTGCCACGGGGAAGCTCTTCGCAAATGAGGAATGTTGTCCACACTTTGAGGGGCAGTTATAACTCTTGTGGAAACAGGAGTCTTGAGCTCTGCAGGCCGAGGGTGGTGATGCAGTTTGGGGCTCTTTGGAGGTGCAGACTGTGCCCTACGGTGGGATGCAGGTGATTTGGGGGGAGCGGTGTGACTTGCAATCTTGCGAGatggagaaggagaggaggaggcAGAGGGGAGGTCGCGATTGGACTCTCTTGACAAACGAGAAGGTGCAGTTGTTGAGGGTTTGAAGCTGGGTGGGATGCCATAGGCCTGGTTGTTAGGAGCTACCTTCTTCATCATCAGCTGGTTCTGCTGCTCCGAGAGACGCTGCATATCATTTTGGAGAGAATTGAGAGCAGCATTTAGTTTAGACACAGCGTTGTTGTAATTTCCCAGTGGGGCTGTGTCTTTTCCTCCAGGAAGTACTACTCCAGCTTTTTCTTTCTCTACTGGATTGTCCTGTTGGACAGAGGGCTTGATATTCCCCTCCTCTTCTACTGAGGGGCCCTTTTTCAACTGTTCCTGCTGTTGCTCATCCTGCTGCTCCTCGCTCTCTAAACGTGCCAGTTTCTCCTCCAGTGTCAAACGGCTGAGGTCATCGTCTATGGAGGATGTGTCAACCTTCCCTTGACATCCTTCCTCACCATCCCCATCCTCATGCTCCTTCTTTAACTGTAGGAAGGCACTTTTTCCCAGCCGCTGCCTGTGTTTGGCAAAGATGGCTTCTATACGTTTCTTCTGTGCCTCAATGGCCTTCCTCTTCTCCTCCAGCCTCGCCCCCAGCTCTGACATATCAGTGCTGAGAGCAGGACTCTTACTGGGACTCTCTTCTAATTTCTTGGCCCATGTAGTCATTTGTGGTGCCTGTGGTTCACTTGGTTGTACCTGCTCTGGAACAAGTTTCTTCTTCCGTTCAGCAAAATTGGTCATCCTAACACCGCTATCTGGTGTCTTTTCACAACGTGGTCCTGTTATGCGAGGACCCGAAGCCGGTGTGGCAGGGGTGGAGTGAGTTTTTGGAAGATCTTCAGAGGCATCCGAATCCATGCTTCCATCTCTTAACACAGAGTCGTCATCTCTGGATCCCCCTGAGGGGTGTTTGGTGCGGCTGGGCTCTGGCGGGACTCCTGAGGACCGGTTGTAGAGCATTCCTGAGCGGGATGGTGCTGAAGAGCTGAGTGTCACTGGGCTGCCATTGAGTCTAGCATTTGCTGGATCATCTGGTGAATGCAGGTAGAAACCATCAGGTGCCCCGTCCGGGTGAAGGCGAGGCTCCATCTTCTCTTCATTGTGGATGATCTGCAGTGCCTCTTCAATTGTTGGTAGCTCTCCTGTTTCACTATCATCAATTCCGTTCTCTTCAGCCAGCATTGGACGAGTTTGAGTGGCCCAGGAAGCTCTTTGAGGGCCATTAGGCCCAGGAGCCTTACTCAGCAAGTGGCTGAGGTCCTCTGGAGGTGTGTAGGGGACTCGTGTCATGGATTGACCAGCAGGGTTAAGATTGTCCGAACTGACAGACCGAGTTATAACAGGGTTCCCCATCACAATGTCCACATCACTATCCAGTCCAAAAGGAATACTAAAGGACACAGCAGACAAGGGACGGCTGAAGAGCCATGAAGAAAAAAGATAAATTCCTCCAAAAATGattaataagaaaagaaaagaaaaatgcataaaacactgAGGAACCTTACCTAAGTGGTTTCTTAGTCCAAGTTCGTCCTGCTGCCTCTACATGAGACATTGAGGTAGACTGAGTCAGAGATCCTGATCACAgagacaacacaaacacacacatgactgGATGACACATTCAACACAGACCATGTGATTGTTCCTTTATGTGAACAAGAATAAACACAGCGTCTACATACATTACAAAGAACGGAACAAACACATAATGGCAACTGATGACTCAGGACAGAGTGACAGCATGTTTTCCTCACCTGTTGCTGCAGTCACAGGAGAAGAGATGGGCAGGAAAGGCTTTTTGAAGATAGATGGAGAACCACTTGCACATAAAAGACAAGTAAATCATGATAAGGTTCAGCCTTGATCTTTATAAAGGCTCATTTAggtgattattaaaaaaaaattaaaatttgattggGTATAATTTTGTGCATTCTAAGCaaattatatatgtgttttttaaacaaccAAAAGCTAAAAATGTATTCTGTTGTACCTATTGCTGGACCCACTGTTGCCATTGTTGGTCCTTCCAGATGtttctacaagaataaaaaagtattttaacttaCAGTACATATCCCTTTTTAACAGACTGTAACTGAAGAAATCTTAAAAGGaatatacaaatttacaaatcTACAGGAAAATAAAACCATTCATTCATCAGTTCATGCACTTACCAGTGAGCTCCGAGTCCTGCAGGGGCTGAACAAACTCTGGCTTTGAGACCTCAAACCAATACAAGAGCTCTGCCAGAAAGCTCAGTATGCTTATctagaaagagagaaaaatacactacatataaaatacaatagtATGTCCTATAGTACTGCTTAATTGTTACAAAAATCATAATGACTGATTATTTCCATTTGTATTGCACaattaaaatatagatatttttatactttcatgATCTTATCTCATAATAATGTGAAGAGAATCCACGGTTGATGTTTCTTCAGTGCTTATTGTTACTGaactaattgcaattaaaaataaaatgctacattGTGCAGCCCTATGGCTTAGTGCACTGGCCTACTGCATACTTAACATAACCAACACACTACATAATCTGTACTTGTTTTACTAACTGTACTACACTATACAGACTCCCTCTCCTCTTCGTGTTTTAATTTAGGTTTCTATATATACTGTCACGGCCGGCTCGCAAGCCGCGACAAAGAAGGGAATGACACGTTGAAGTTGTATGCAAAaaggaataacatttattaaagtaaaagtaataaagtaaaagaataaaCCAAAAACGGGAACAAGACAACAAAATGGCACGAGGGGAGAGCAACCCCCGTCACGACTGAAGGGAGCTGCTTTAGTGTGCCGGCATCAGCTCTAGCACAGGTGTAAACCATCAGTCATTATGGCGTCACTCACTCCAACTCCAACCTACAAAACAGATAACAAAAGGACAACCAAACCCACACAATATGACCCACACTGGGGTCGTAACacccccccccataaaaaaaaaaaaagggtggacATATAAACCCCATCACCCAATAACTCCCAAACTGGAAAGACCCACCACTCTGTAATACTCTCCAATATCCTCAGCAACCACGGGCCCTGTGGAAGCAATTTAAGAAAGACAagtagagcaaaacaaaacatagtTAGTCAATCAGTTAAAAGGAATAAGGAGCTCTAGACAATGCGTCAGCTACCACATTGTCAGTCCCCTTGATATGCCGGATGTCAAGTGCATATGACTGCAAGAAAAGACACCAACGAGTCAATCGTTGATTTGGGCACCGCAAAGAATGTAAATAGACAAGCGGGTTGTGGTCCGTATACACAACCAATGGGTCTGACACGGATCCCACATACACTTCGAAGTGCTGCAAAGCCCAAATCAAAGCTAATGTCTCCTTTTCAACCACAGAGTAATTCAACtgataagaattaaacttttttgagaAGTAGCTAACGGGACGTTGAATTCCTTCCTCATCAGCCTGTAACAACACCCGCTCCAGCACCCACATTGCTAGCATCCACACATACCTGAAAAGAACGATCAAAACGAGGCGCTGCCAGCACAGGAGTGGAAGTAAGCAGTGATTTAGCTGCCTGAAAAGCAACCTGACAGGCAGATGTCCAAACAAAAGCTGCCTTTGCTTTCAACAGATCAGTGAGGGGGGCTACCACGGTAGAAAAATTCCTGCAAAATCCCCGATAGTAACCCACTAACCCCAAAAACCGCATCAACTCCTTCTTAGTAGTAGGAGAAGGAAATTGATCAATGGCCTCAACCTTGGCCCGAACTGGTCGCACACATCCTTGTCCCACTACCTTACCTAGATAAGTCACAGTGGCCTTGGCAAACTCGCATTTAGCCAGATTGACGGTCAGGCCAGCCTCTTCAAACTGGAGAGAACAGGTCTGCAACATGTTCCAAGTGCTGCTCCCATGAATCACTGAAAACTACTACATCGTCTAGATAGACGGCCACTCCCTCTAACCCAGAAACAACCCTATTCATAAGTCGCTGAAAGGTTGCAGGCGCATTCCTCAGGCCAAAACTCATAACGTTATAGGAGAATAACCCCTCTGATGTAATAAAAGTGGAAATCTCTTGAGCTCTTTTGGTCAATGGAACTTGCCAATAGCCTTTAAGCAGATCGAACTTGCTTACAAATTTTGCCGACCCAACCCGATCAACACAATCCTCAATACGAGGCAGTGGAAATGAGTCTGGTTTTGTTACTCTATTTATTCTACGATAGTCTGTGCAAAAACCGATAAGTACCATCAGATTTATTTACAAGCAAGCAGGGAGATGCCCAACTGGAAAATGAAGGTCGTGCAATATCATGATCCAGCATATACTGAACTTCAGTGTTAAGATGCAGGAGTTTATTTGGGGACACCCGATAAAAATTCTGGCGAATGGGCTCTGAATCCCCAACATCAATATCGTGCTCCAACCAATGTGTACGCGAAGGTACATCcccaaataaagaaacatgatGATTAATAATATCAATCAAATCACCACATTTATCATCCGGCAAATGGGCCaacatttttatgcacatttttaagagTCTCTGAATTTTTTAGACGTCCCAATAGTACTGTATCCTCTGGAAAAGAAACTCCCTCATCTACTCCCTCCCCCACAAGCGAAATTCTCCCAACTACTAATGCAGGTTTCACCTCATCGTTTGACATCTTGTGAGAACGGCAATAATAGGGCTTCAACAAATTAACATGACACAACTGGGTGGATTTTCTTCTCTCTAGAGTGGCAATCAGATAGTTTAAATCAGTAACTTGTTTTTCTACCACATACGGACCTGTAAACTGAGCTTGAAATGGTGAGCCCTCCACAGGTAACAGAGCCAACACCTGATCGCCAGGCATGAATTTCCGTTCCTCAGTTCGTCGATCGAAAATTGTCTTCATACGCTTTTGCGAAGAATGTAATTGTTCTTTTGCCACCTTACCTGCCTCATATAATCTACGCTTAAAGTCATTCACATAGCTTTGCAAGTTTTTTTGGTGGTGCACTTTCAACCCACTGGTCTCTGAGTACAGCCAGTGGTCCCCGAACTGTGTGCCCAAACACCAAATCATTGGGACTAAGCCCAGTACTTTCCTGGCATACCTCACGTGCTGACAACATCAACCACGGCAATCCTTGTTCCCAATCACCTTCCATCTCTGTACAATAAGAACGCAGTAAAGACTTCAGCGTTTGATGGAAACGCTCCAATGCCCCCTGGCTTTGAGCATGATAAGCACTAGCTTTATTGTGCTTAATGTGTAGCAGTTTCAAGACctgagaaaataaatgagaagtAAAATTAGAACCTTGATCACTCTGCACAATCTTTGGGAAtgccaaaaatggaaatgaactGAGTCAAGGCTTTCACCACTGATTTGGCAGTGATCGTACGGAGAGGATATGCTGCAGGATATCGAGTAGAGGCACACATCACCGTGAGCAAATAAATGCTACCCGACTTTGATCTAGGCAGCGGGCCTACACAATCAATAATCAGGTGCTCAAATGGCGGACTGACAGCAGGAATAGGAAACAATGGAGCAGGTTTGATCTTCTGATTTGGTTTGCCTGTTAGTTGACAAGTATGACATGTCTGATATACTGTGACACATCCTTCTTcaattttggccaaaaaaaaatgacaaaggatTCTGTGATAGGTCTTTTTTTACCCCTAAATGACCTGCAAGTTTATCATGGGAAATCTGCAATACCAGTGAGCGATACTTCTCTGGAACTACCACCTGTATGATAGGATCCCCAGCAAAATCACTACCATGAGGAATCCACTTTCTCACCAAAATTCCATCCTGCAAAAAATAACCATGAGCCACATTTCTAATTTCCTCAGGAGACATCACCCTCTCAAACAATTGATGGAGAGAAGAATCAAGTTGCTGCTCTTG includes:
- the LOC109093251 gene encoding LOW QUALITY PROTEIN: calmodulin-regulated spectrin-associated protein 3-like (The sequence of the model RefSeq protein was modified relative to this genomic sequence to represent the inferred CDS: inserted 2 bases in 1 codon), with protein sequence MVDSNAMRKTFVVPDIKPLDQYDLTRARICASVGWLLAKSYGNAENVPVELRDPFYCDQYEQEHLKPPVTRLLLSPELYCRTYGLLLGGSPGAEGPPKDITALLQVLGRKGLAPKDQNAPVTEAELRQKPIKMSAHLELIDALMAVAAMETVSTVMASNGSELLGTDATWDRALLSWVNTLNQKLKEQSEGTQNDASQPSTEPQPFQPSCPTRWYWKLVPIRYRKDRMQSKLKPYFPVVNEVKDLSNGCAIAAVIHHYCPGLLRLEDVCMKDSMSVADSLYNLQLIREFCDSCLKSCCPLVLEDLLYSPAELKISILSFLAELLYWFEVSKPEFVQPLQDSELTETSGRTNNGNSGSSNSGSPSIFKKPFLPISSPVTAATGSLTQSTSMSHVEAAGRTWTKKPLSRPLSAVSFSIPFGLDSDVDIVMGNPVITRSVSSDNLNPAGQSMTRVPYTPPEDLSHLLSKAPGPNGPQRASWATQTRPMLAEENGIDDSETGELPTIEEALQIIHNEEKMEPRLHPDGAPDGFYLHSPDDPANARLNGSPVTLSSSAPSRSGMLYNRSSGVPPEPSRTKHPSGGSRDDDSVLRDGSMDSDASEDLPKTHSTPATPASGPRITGPRCEKTPDSGVRMTNFAERKKKLVPEQVQPSEPQAPQMTTWAKKLEESPSKSPALSTDMSELGARLEEKRKAIEAQKKRIEAIFAKHRQRLGKSAFLQLKKEHEDGDGEEGCQGKVDTSSIDDDLSRLTLEEKLARLESEEQQDEQQQEQLKKGPSVEEEGNIKPSVQQDNPVEKEKAGVVLPGGKDTAPLGNYNNAVSKLNAALNSLQNDMQRLSEQQNQLMMKKVAPNNQAYGIPPSFKPSTTAPSRLSRESNRDLPSASSSPSPSRKIASHTAPPKSPASHRRAQSAPPKSPKLHHHPRPAELKTPVSTRVITAPQSVDNIPHLRRASPWHYRDQNSSSFSIGTSSQSESHSASSLARPEDNISDTGSSEDHTVFSMELDNGSSQVLPRKEHQGGGSSSGAPSECSFESDLPAAAFNGKHKSLIEISLSSLKALEGEEADQSQDNFSDSMSDRTEPEISGGVGFFFKQDEARPEDEMERRRAALLEKQQKRAEEIKRRRQEQEREREANRSSSVDEPRRGEERPRTPSTPPPTCTPPPEGTPQRRGDFTRQEYERRHQLKIMEDLDKVLRQKXPKVRGVKKQRPKTVFRDDSDLSRSPAKGFIGSRLNKVYSHSTMNLSSMANDNGTLTVRKSPSRSHSPSRLLSPGRLASHNGDWENASIISSTASIPEYTGPKLYKEPSFKSNKFIIHNAISRCCLAGKVNEPQKNKIVEEMEKSPANHFLILFRDASCQFRAVYTMNPETEEMVRLVGIGPRVINLTMVESIYKYSSDRKQFTAIPSKTMSMSVDAFTIPGHLWERKRPGTPKKLGTPK